The genomic interval CCCGCCATGATCAGAAGACTCACTCCGTTACCAACACCATATTCGTCAATCTGCTCACCAATCCACATCAACAGCACGCTGCCGGTGGTCATGGTCACAACGCAGACAAGTCGCATATACCAATCATCGAATTCTTTTAAAATGATCCGATTGTCGCCATCAGACCCCGCCAGAACCGAGATCCAAAAATAACTCTGAAAGAAACAAATCACGACGGTCGCATAACGCGTCCATTCATTGATCTTCTTCCGTCCGGCTTCACCTTCTTTTTGCAGCTTCTCGAGCGGCGGATAGACGGTGCCCAGCAATTGGAAAATAATCGAAGCCGAAATGTACGGCATGATCCCCAGCCCGAAGATGGTCATTTGTCCAATGTTCGACGCTGAAAACAGCGACAGCATGTTCATCACATGTGCCACTCCGCTATCACCGCGCCGCTTCAGACTATCCGCCAGCGCCCCTTGATCCACAAATGGTAAAGTAATCAAGAAGCCAAGCCGATAGACCGCCAGCAACACGAGTGTCAGCGCAATCCGGTTCCGCAATTCGGGAATCGATAATACGTTGCGGATGTGCTTAAGCATGTTCCTGACTGCTCCGCAAAACCAAAGGTCTCATCCCTGGCCGCCACTCGATCGCGAAAACTCGCGCGACAGACACCACGACGCCAAACTCTACGATTGTTTGAAGGGTCGCCTAAACGGCCTGCTTACAGCAAACGCCGCCAGTAGCATTCCATCAATCAGATTACCATCACAAAACAGAACAAGACCAGCAGCGTCGCAACGAACCGGCCTTGCCTCTTAAACTGCCCGAGCCATCCCTTACGATCTGGATCGTAAGGCCTACCCGTCCAAGCAGCGTTACTACTGAGCGACCGCTTCACCAAGCCCAACCCGAATTGCCTGGCCACCCTTCGCCACAATCGCTTCTTCAGCTGATCGTGAGAAATGGTTCGCGTGCACTGTCAACTTCTTTGTCAGCTCGCCATCGCCAAGAATTCGGACACTGATCTTGCCGTTCGACGCGAGCCCATGCTTGCGGAGCGCCACAAGATCCACAACCGAACCGGCTTCGAACGCCGCTTCCAAATCCTTCAGATTGATTTCCGCAGCCGTCTGCGCAAATTGGCGGTTCGAAAAACCTCGCTTGGCCACGCGCCGAATCAACGGCATCTGGCCCCCTTCGAAACCAACTCGATTCTTGTGGCCAGACCGGCTACCAGCACCCTTGTGCCCGCGTCCCGAAGTCTTACCGTGCCCCGAACCAATACCGCGACCAACTCGCTTGCGTTGTCGTCGTGGGGTTTGAAGCCCCAAATCGTGAATCATCATACTAGACACCCACCCCTCTTAACCGGGCGATCTCTTCTCGGCTGCGCAATTGCGTCAACGCGTCGAAGGCCGCTTTCACCACATTGATGGGATTGCTGGAACCACGAGTTTTGGTCAGCACGTCTGTCAGTCCAAGCGATTCCGCCACTGCACGCACGCACGCGCCGGCAATAATCCCCGTTCCGGGATTCGCGGGCATCAGCATGACCTGGCTGGAACCATAACGGCCAACCACTTGGTGTGGGATCGAGTTCTTCGTCAGCGGACAACGAATCATGTTGCGGTTAGCGGCCTTCACGGCCTTTTCCACAGCAAGCGGAACTTCGATCGCCTTGCCGTATCCGTAGCCAACGCGTCCCTGGCCATCGCCTACGACGACCAAAGCGGTGAAGCTAAATCGACGTCCACCCTTCACCACGCAAGCACATCGTCGAATCTGAACGACGCGTTCCGGGGATTCTGAATTCGTTTGTTCGCCGGCCACTATTACCATCTCCTGCCACTGGGCTGAATTCGCCAGGACATTCAGTCAGAACTTTAAAACCCTAGAATTCCAAGCCTGCAGCGCGGGCTGCTTCAGCCAATTTGGCCAGCCGACCGTGATAGCGGTAAGGCCCCCGATCGTAAGACACTTCCTTGATCCCGCGTGCCAGAGCCCGTGACGCGATCTCGCGACCAATCAGCTCCGCACCGGTGCAATTGCCACCGCTGCCAGGTTTCCCTCGCAGTGACTCTTCCAAAGTCGACGCCGAAGCGAGCGTCACGCCAGCTGCATCATCAATGACTTGCGCATAGATGTGCTTGCCACTGCGGAACACCGACAATCGCGGTCGACCAGCGGACTTCAGAGCGTTTCGCACGCGGAATTGCCGACGCTGCTTTTGCGTGGCAATGATTTCTTGGCTTTTCATGACGACCTTACCAGTTCCCGAGACCCGGGCGGTTCCTACGAACTCAATTAGCTACCGAATGCCTTACCAGCCTTACGTCGAACTCGTTCGCCCGCGTACCGAATTCCCTTACCTTTGTATGGCTCAGGTGGTCGCACTGCACGGATGTTCGCAGCGAACTGTCCCGCGGCATGCTTATCAGCACTCTTGACGGAGATGTGCGTATTGTCTGGAAGCTCGCACAACACACCCTCCGGAACCTTCAGGTCCACGCTGTGAGCGAATCCGACCTGCAGCGACAGCACACCAGACTTCAATGCCGCCTGGTAACCGACGCCGACGATCTCAAGCTTCACTTCCCACGGCGTCACGAGCCCCACAACCATGTTCGACAACAGGCTGCGCGTCAAGCCATGCAACGCCCGGCTGTCGCGACCGTCATCGGCTCGACCAACGATGACGGTATTTCCGTCCTCGATGGTGACCTGAATGCGGTCGTCAACCGACAGGGTCATTGTGCGGTTGCCTTTCGATACCGTGGCGACTCCGTCTTTAAAGCCGAAGTTCACGCCCTGAGGAATCGGGATCGGCTTCTTTCCTATACGGGACATTCTCGGTTCTCAACTAAAACGCAGACGTTCTACCACAACACAAACAAGACTTCGCCGCCAACTCGCATCTGTCGCGCTTCGCGACTGCTCACGATCCCGCGATTGGTTGAGACGATACACACGCCCAAACCCTGCAGAACCTGAGGAAGCTCTTCCACCGCCGAATACACGCGGCAACCAGGTCGGCTGACGCGTCGCAGGTGACGCACCACCGAACCGCCGTCCGCAGCATATTTCAACGCCACTCGCAAAATGCGAGGGGCATCCGCTGGAGCTTCATAGCTCCAGATATATCCTTCTCGTGCCACCGCGTCCAAAATGGAGCGATTCAGCTTGGAATTCAGCACATCCACATACGCGCTTTCGTTGCGAATCGCGTTGCGGATCCGTGTGATCATGTCCGAAACACCATCAGCCATTGCGTCACCAGCTCGCCTTCTTGACACCCGGAATCATGCCGTCCAGGGACAGGTTCCGAAAACAGATACGACACAATTTGAATTTCCGATACACGGCACGTGATCGACCGCACAACTGGCAGCGATGCTCGATGCGTGAACTGAACTTCGGTTTCTTATTCGCCTTAACCACATGTGCGGTCGTTGCCATTTGATTCCCTCGCCGACACCGAA from Schlesneria paludicola DSM 18645 carries:
- the rplO gene encoding 50S ribosomal protein L15; its protein translation is MMIHDLGLQTPRRQRKRVGRGIGSGHGKTSGRGHKGAGSRSGHKNRVGFEGGQMPLIRRVAKRGFSNRQFAQTAAEINLKDLEAAFEAGSVVDLVALRKHGLASNGKISVRILGDGELTKKLTVHANHFSRSAEEAIVAKGGQAIRVGLGEAVAQ
- the rpsE gene encoding 30S ribosomal protein S5, producing MVIVAGEQTNSESPERVVQIRRCACVVKGGRRFSFTALVVVGDGQGRVGYGYGKAIEVPLAVEKAVKAANRNMIRCPLTKNSIPHQVVGRYGSSQVMLMPANPGTGIIAGACVRAVAESLGLTDVLTKTRGSSNPINVVKAAFDALTQLRSREEIARLRGVGV
- the rplR gene encoding 50S ribosomal protein L18, with amino-acid sequence MKSQEIIATQKQRRQFRVRNALKSAGRPRLSVFRSGKHIYAQVIDDAAGVTLASASTLEESLRGKPGSGGNCTGAELIGREIASRALARGIKEVSYDRGPYRYHGRLAKLAEAARAAGLEF
- the rplF gene encoding 50S ribosomal protein L6, with the translated sequence MSRIGKKPIPIPQGVNFGFKDGVATVSKGNRTMTLSVDDRIQVTIEDGNTVIVGRADDGRDSRALHGLTRSLLSNMVVGLVTPWEVKLEIVGVGYQAALKSGVLSLQVGFAHSVDLKVPEGVLCELPDNTHISVKSADKHAAGQFAANIRAVRPPEPYKGKGIRYAGERVRRKAGKAFGS
- the rpsH gene encoding 30S ribosomal protein S8, with the protein product MADGVSDMITRIRNAIRNESAYVDVLNSKLNRSILDAVAREGYIWSYEAPADAPRILRVALKYAADGGSVVRHLRRVSRPGCRVYSAVEELPQVLQGLGVCIVSTNRGIVSSREARQMRVGGEVLFVLW
- a CDS encoding type Z 30S ribosomal protein S14, whose product is MATTAHVVKANKKPKFSSRIEHRCQLCGRSRAVYRKFKLCRICFRNLSLDGMIPGVKKASW